CGGTGCTATCCTTAAACTGTGCAACGCAAGTTAAGGAACGCGCAGGCATATGGCGTTCCAGTGCGGTCGCTGTCTCTATAGGTCCTTACAGCCCATTCATATTCTGTTGCACAACCAGTGGTTACATGCGGGGCGTGAGCTGCTGCTTCTTGTGAACGGAAACTCCGTGCGCCATGCCGATGTTGCTGATGCCCATACGCAGCACGTCAGCCTGGTACATTACCGTTGTAGTGTTCCAAATTGCGACTTCGAAAGTTTAAACCCCGATGTGTTTGAATGGCACCTCAATGCATCCCATTCGAATGTCAGAGAGTACATCTGTTTTATTTGTGATTCGTCTGCTACTAGCCCACGGGCACTAGTGCAGCACTGCGTGACGCATGACATGGATGTGGTGCAGTGCGGCATCTGTCACCATTCTGAGCCCGCATGCAAGAGAATGCTGAAGCACCTTTGTGACCATCACCCTGACAGTCCCCTAAGACTTATCTGCCGCACTAGCCAGCAAGTTGAAGAGCTTGAAAAATGTGTGCAGACATTTCAAGGATTTCCAGAACTGCGTGCAATTGGGGCCAGCTCAGCACAGGAACTTGCCGGGCTGGGCACCAGTTCATCTGCTGCTCCTCTGGACATGTCCATGGCCTGCCATTCGTTGCCACAAGCCCCAGCCAAGAAAACCTGCCCTTTCTGCCCAGACCGTGTTGTGACCTTGGCTGATCTTGCAAACCATTGTGTTGCAGCCCACCAGATTAACCTTAAAATTTCAGAGACCTTGGAGCTCATGTTGAAGAAGCACTGTGCATCTATTGCCAAAGAAAGCTGCCTCTCCTGCCCATTCTGTAATGCAACATTCCTGAACAAGGATGAGCTTCAGGAGCACATGTATTGCGAGTTTCAATACATGCCTATCCAGTGCGATGCCTGCAGTTATTCCACCTCTAACAGAACCCGCTTGAAAGAGCACTTTTCATTCAGCCATCCTGAAAAGTGCCCTGTGTTTACTACTTGTGAAAATGAAGATTTTGAGTCCTGCGTGACACAATTCGTCACTCAACAAGAAGCTCGCTGTATCGTGGTTGAGAAACCGTATCAGTGTGTCCATTGTCCAGGGCAATTCCAAAGTGCCGAGGAACTAAGACTTCACCTGTATACACATCTGAAGTACTACCCCTACCACTGTACTATATGCGACGAGTGTTTCGTTAGCGAAGAAGAAGTCGAACAGCACCAGCGCAGGACATACAGTGTAGTGGGGCAATACTCAATGAAAGAAGTGAGATTCGAGAGTAAAGAGACAAGGCTAGACCATTTAATTGATATGGcaacagaaaaagtgcaagagCTTTTGGGAAAATCATCTTTGCAACAGTGTCCATGGAAGGGATGCTCATTTGAATCTTCAATACAAAATGAATGTGCTATTCACTTGATGGTCCACGTGAGCCAGCGCAAGACATGCACTAGCTGCCAGTTCAGCTCCTACAGCACCGATGTCATTGCATGGCATTCTAAGGAGCAGCATAGTCCCGTCTCCAGCAGTACCAGGAATCCTTCCTGCAGTGACATACATCCTGTGCGAAAGAGCAATTCACGTTTGTTTGCTTGCAGTTTGTGTAGTTATAGGGGACCAAACTCCATGTGCATTTGTGAACACCCCAAGACTGCGCAGCCTGGCAAGGCAGCCAAACTGGTTGTTCCTAAAAGGAAAGACCTGCACAGCCCAACCATCAAAAGCGTGGAGGGGTCAAGGAAACCAAAGGAAGAGGATTGCGAACAGAGATTGTGCATATCTCTAGTGCGTCGTCAAAAGGACACCACTCGCCTCACTCCATGGTCACTGAAGAAAGAGCAGTATTTCTGTAGCCAGTGCCATTTCCTGGCCTCATCAGCACATCTGCTACACATTCACAAGGTCAGTTTCCACGCAGGTGCTCAGAGGCTTAATGCAAATGCAGCCGTCATTGCTAGAGCAATCTCCAATATCTTGACTCTGGCCACTCGCCGATATTCTGTGCCAGCTTCTGGTGTTCCTCACAGGTAGTCTCAATCTGCAAGCCAGGTCAACATGACCACTCTTACATCTGCTTTGCAGCAGACAGACAGTATCCACAAATGTCGCAAGTGTTTGAAGTTTCAGTCAAGAACGAGTTTGTTCAATCACCTGGTTGTGAAGCATCGTACGTATGGTGTGTGCGATACCTGTGGTGGGGGCCTAATGAACAATGCTCAGGCTCTTGCTCACACAACCAAGAAGCACCTACCTTTGAAAAGCACTTTCACTGTACTTGGACGTCAGCTGACCAACAACAAAAAGCAACGTCTCTAGCACTCAATGGTCCTTACAAAATGCCTGTGACGTTTCTGTGGTGGCTCCTGATGTTCGTGTGTCTGCATAACTTTTCTCATCAGCACAACCTTAATGTGCTTGTAAAGGACTTTGGGAACTTGTTTATTAAGGATTTTTAACAAGTGCCATTGCTTCATTTCTTACTTGCATTACTGTAGTGATTGTATGCATGTTGGGCATACTTGTTGCAGATGTAGCAATTCTTCCGCATAACTTTGTCTGTAGCATCTTATGTACTTTATTGCTTTCGCTGTCACCTGCTGAGAAAGCCAATTTTGTTTATATTCACATTTCTGTGTTACCAAAAACCTCATGCAAAGCATTAATAAACAGCTTTATGGCTACCGAGTGTTGGTTTGTATTTTGTTGGGAGCCATGTGTGTAATACGGAGTGCAAAAGCTTCCTATTGCATGGTAGCTGTAAGGCCCCAGGTCCTGTAGCACACCTCTTCAAAATTCATTCATTGTCTCAATTCTGTATGCATCCGCCACAGCACACGCAGGTAGACATTGCCGTCATCTGCCATAGGGCTCGCACACAGCGGCTGTTGCATCTATCCATTTGCTATGCTGTTTGAGGGTTTGAGGGGTCTTGCTCCTGTAGCACTCTAAGGCATTGTAAGGTAAGGTAATCTAAGGAAGGTAAGGTAATCCAGGTATCTAGAAACGTTGGCTTGGAGTATCTATTACCAATTTAAATTCTGCAATTGCAACATGTTCCATAAAGTTGGCTACTGCTTTAACTGCAGCACCTGCTACAATGTATAATTTAGTGTTTTCTTGAGCATGGGATAAGAGGTGGTGTATGTTGTGCTGCACTTGGGGCCCTGACAAAAGAAGTGTGGTAAAGGAATTCTTCACAGAGGTTTGCACAAGACATGTGCGAGCACCTTTTCACAGGACTTTTCCCATGCATGTAAAACTATTCAAAGATAGCTGAAAGCCACTGAAGCCAAAGCCGGTATAAATGTGAGGGACACTCCCTTAAACACTCACAAGTGAATATCACTCATTTGCTGCAATGAACTAAAGGGAACAAACAAACTACTTCACAATGCCACAACAGCTAAACAATTGTGCTGCTAGGGGCCCAAATTTCTCGCACCGATGTTAAGTTAGCATCTACAAGCAATAAGGCAAACAATAAAGATTGCAAGAGCACATTCATCGCTCACAATTACTTTTAGAGACCAAGAACTGATCAAGCACATACTAAATGGAAAAGatacttttatttttcattgtaaCTACATTGTACTTTACAACAGCTTGTGTAATGCAAGAGTATTGATGCGTGGGTGTCCGTACAGTTAACAATGTCCAACAACTCTGCTTTCCTGTCTTAAGTTTCAGCCTGACAAAAATACCATTCAAAACATTTTGCTTGATGGTAGAATATATATTTAGTGTCACTTCATGTAGTCCATGCCATCTGTAAACAGCAGCAGTAATCACTCTGCCTGAAGCAAGGTAAGAGGTAAAACAAAATGCGAGACATGGAGAGAGACCAAATGACTTTTATCCGCCAGCTTAGCCATGGCTGTGTGGACAAACAAGGAGATGCGCACAGTGGTCGCCATGTCCGGTAACCGGTGGTGATGACAAAGAAATGAAAACTGCTCAAGACAGTCTACATGTACGAGGCAAGAAACAATCGAAGAGAAAAGGCCTATGCCAGCACACTGAAACATGGAGACTGTCGGGAATACGCACGtggatatatatatttatatctcTGCTAGCCAACAAAATGGCTCCTCGCTCTCACTAGACAGAACTTTCGATGTACGCTGCCATACTTTTCTCACTTGTATTTTTCCTGAGAGGCAAGACTCtaccagaggaaaaaaaaatgtgaggaaGGCGCGCACCCTAACAAACCAGCTATTCTGAACATAAAACATAACATTAGAACCAGATACACAATCGGGCCTGAAATGTTAACAACAATCTGCTGCCACAACATATGGTGGCAGCTAACAACGCTCGTTCCCTTCCAATGAATGGTGGGGCTCGCAGCAGCTCGAGAAAGAACAGAACAATACAAAGGTGCGGCTATGTACACAACATtctctaagaaaaaagaaaaaaaaaaaacggatgaaaaaaaagaaaaggttcagAGGCCAGGCTTTCTTCACGAACACTTGCATGCTTGTCGAAGAACATTCCGTGCCCCCAATTGCAAAGCAAACTGCCCAGTCTGCAAGCCTTCTGCGACATCTGGACAGTCGCCGACAAGCTCCTTCGGCGCAGGTATtactagctacgccactgcaatgCAGCAATTTCCGCAGATGGTATTTATGTTACTGTGAGCCCAGAATAACCAGCTTGAAAGCTTCCTGTAGTGTGCACAAAGCCTACAAGCCCACATCAAGTACAGTAGACTACTGATAAGTCAAGCACTGCATTCCACCAAGCGCTGCGTAAGATTTGCGTTGTAGCGGCTCATACTTGAATGAAAAACACTGATGCGAAACTGACGGACAAATGCAAGCATACTCTCCTTGTTTCTGATGGTTCATTCTGCTCAAAACAAAGCGAGGCTACTCATAAGCAGCCTTCTGGGGTCTGCAATGGGAACGAAATCAGTGCCACAGCTTAATGAATGTGCTGAGTCATGTGCAAGTTACAACCTCATGCAAGAATGAAAAACCTTTTGCTTTTTGTTTAGTACTAAGCTCTTCAGCAGAGCAAAATTCTCATTTTCTGTCACAGCTCTAAGTTAACTGGAGACGATGCTTGAGTTTCATTTTGCAAACGGCCACCATGGAACAAACTGTGTCCTAAACTCAAGCTTCTTGCGAGTGCGATCACATCCGTCACAACGATGGTAACCATGGTTAGGTGCACCAAC
The sequence above is drawn from the Dermacentor andersoni chromosome 7, qqDerAnde1_hic_scaffold, whole genome shotgun sequence genome and encodes:
- the LOC126533524 gene encoding uncharacterized protein; the protein is MAFQCGRCLYRSLQPIHILLHNQWLHAGRELLLLVNGNSVRHADVADAHTQHVSLVHYRCSVPNCDFESLNPDVFEWHLNASHSNVREYICFICDSSATSPRALVQHCVTHDMDVVQCGICHHSEPACKRMLKHLCDHHPDSPLRLICRTSQQVEELEKCVQTFQGFPELRAIGASSAQELAGLGTSSSAAPLDMSMACHSLPQAPAKKTCPFCPDRVVTLADLANHCVAAHQINLKISETLELMLKKHCASIAKESCLSCPFCNATFLNKDELQEHMYCEFQYMPIQCDACSYSTSNRTRLKEHFSFSHPEKCPVFTTCENEDFESCVTQFVTQQEARCIVVEKPYQCVHCPGQFQSAEELRLHLYTHLKYYPYHCTICDECFVSEEEVEQHQRRTYSVVGQYSMKEVRFESKETRLDHLIDMATEKVQELLGKSSLQQCPWKGCSFESSIQNECAIHLMVHVSQRKTCTSCQFSSYSTDVIAWHSKEQHSPVSSSTRNPSCSDIHPVRKSNSRLFACSLCSYRGPNSMCICEHPKTAQPGKAAKLVVPKRKDLHSPTIKSVEGSRKPKEEDCEQRLCISLVRRQKDTTRLTPWSLKKEQYFCSQCHFLASSAHLLHIHKVSFHAGAQRLNANAAVIARAISNILTLATRRYSVPASGVPHR